A single window of Vigna radiata var. radiata cultivar VC1973A chromosome 4, Vradiata_ver6, whole genome shotgun sequence DNA harbors:
- the LOC106758582 gene encoding isoflavone 7-O-methyltransferase-like isoform X1 — protein sequence MASNNVLKASEIFEGQVHLYKHLYAHAVDCMSIKWMIELGIPDIIHNHGQPISLPKLVSILQIPPSKVRGVKSLLRYLAHNGFLRIVRVHHSTEENEAFTLTPASHLLVKGTDFCLAPMVKGITNPTLSDIWSHLRKWTYEDDLTLYDVSLGSNFWDILSKNPAMNESFNEAMASDSQMMNLALRGCKWVFEGVETIVDVGGGTGNTAKAICDAFPNVKCTVFDRPQVVEKLSGTKNLTYVGGDMFESIPKADAVLLKWILHDWSDKDCKKILENCREAISGKGKRGKVIVIENVINEGQDEQGLTGLKLLMDVHMTCLFNGKERREEEWKKVFVEAGFQSYKISPFTVHLNLIQIYP from the exons ATGGCTTCAAATAATGTCCTAAAAGCGAGTGAGATCTTTGAAGGTCAAGTTCACTTGTACAAACACTTGTATGCTCATGCAGTAGATTGTATGAGTATTAAATGGATGATTGAGCTTGGCATACCAGACATCATCCACAACCATGGTCAACCCATTTCACTTCCAAAGTTGGTGTCCATTCTACAAATTCCACCAAGTAAAGTTAGAGGCGTGAAGAGTCTCCTACGCTACCTGGCACACAATGGATTCCTTCGGATTGTAAGAGTCCATCACAGCACAGAAGAAAACGAAGCATTTACTCTAACACCTGCATCACACCTTCTTGTCAAAGGCACTGACTTTTGTCTTGCACCAATGGTAAAGGGTATAACTAACCCAACTTTATCAGATATATGGTCTCACTTGAGGAAGTGGACTTATGAGGATGATCTTACACTGTATGATGTCTCCCTTGGATCAAATTTCTGGGACATTCTTAGTAAAAACCCAGCAATGAACGAGTCGTTCAATGAGGCAATGGCTAGTGATTCTCAGATGATGAATCTGGCATTAAGAGGTTGCAAATGGGTGTTCGAAGGAGTGGAGACCATTGTGGATGTCGGAGGTGGAACCGGAAACACAGCTAAGGCTATCTGTGATGCATTTCCTAACGTGAAGTGCACTGTGTTTGATCGTCCACAGGTTGTGGAGAAGCTGTCGGGAACCAAGAATTTGACTTATGTTGGTGGTGACATGTTCGAATCTATTCCCAAGGCTGATGCAGTTCTGCTCAAG tgGATTCTTCATGATTGGAGTGACAAGGATTGTAAGAAGATATTAGAAAATTGCAGAGAAGCTATTTCTGGTAAAGGCAAAAGAGGAAAAGTAATTGTGATAGAAAATGTGATAAACGAAGGGCAAGATGAGCAGGGACTTACTGGACTAAAGCTCCTCATGGATGTTCACATGACATGTCTTTTtaatggaaaagaaagaagagaagaagaatggaagaaagtgTTTGTGGAAGCAGGGTTCCAAAGCTACAAAATATCTCCTTTCACAGTACATTTGAATCTCATTCAGATCTATCCTTGA
- the LOC106759051 gene encoding isoflavone 7-O-methyltransferase-like, whose protein sequence is MASNNVLKASEIFEGQVHLYKHLYAHAVDCMSIKWMIELGIPDIIHNHGQPISLSKLVSILQIPPSKVRGVKSLLRYLAHNGFLQIVRVHHSTEEKEAYSLTSASQLLVKGTDLCLAPMVEAFINPSMARVWSHLKKWTYEDDITLFDVSLGSNLWDFLSKKPEFNETFNEAMASDSQMMNLALRGCKWVFEGVETIVDVGGGTGNTAKAICHAFPNVKCTVFDRPQVVEKLSGTKNLTYVGGDMFESIPKADAVLLKWILHDWSDKDSKQILENCKEAICDKGKRGKVIVIDVVMKEDQDELELTGLKLLMDVHMACLVNGKERTEEEWKKLVVEAGFQSYKVSPFTGYLSLIQIFP, encoded by the exons ATGGCTTCAAATAATGTCCTAAAAGCGAGTGAGATCTTTGAAGGTCAAGTTCACTTGTACAAACACTTGTATGCTCATGCAGTAGATTGTATGAGTATTAAATGGATGATTGAGCTTGGCATACCAGACATCATCCACAACCATGGTCAACCCATTTCACTTTCAAAGTTGGTTTCCATTCTACAAATTCCGCCAAGTAAAGTTAGAGGCGTGAAGAGTCTCCTACGCTACCTCGCACACAATGGATTCCTTCAGATTGTAAGAGTTCATCACAGCACAGAAGAAAAGGAAGCATATTCTCTAACATCTGCATCACAGCTTCTTGTCAAAGGCACTGACCTTTGTCTTGCACCAATGGTAGAGGCTTTTATTAACCCAAGTATGGCACGCGTATGGTCTCACTTGAAGAAGTGGACTTATGAGGATGATATTACACTATTTGATGTCTCCCTTGGATCAAATTTGTGGGACTTTCTTAGTAAAAAGCCAGAGTTTAACGAGACGTTCAATGAGGCAATGGCTAGTGATTCTCAGATGATGAACCTGGCATTAAGAGGTTGCAAATGGGTGTTCGAAGGAGTGGAGACCATTGTGGATGTCGGAGGTGGAACCGGAAACACAGCCAAGGCTATCTGTCATGCATTTCCTAACGTGAAGTGCACTGTGTTTGACCGTCCACAGGTTGTGGAGAAGTTGTCGGGAACCAAGAATTTGACATATGTTGGCGGTGACATGTTCGAATCTATTCCCAAGGCTGATGCAGTTCTACTCAAG TGGATTTTACATGATTGGAGTGACAAGGATAGTAAGCAGATATTAGAAAATTGCAAAGAAGCTATTTGTGATAAAGGCAAAAGAGGAAAAGTAATTGTTATAGATGTTGTGATGAAGGAAGACCAAGATGAGCTGGAACTTACTGGACTAAAGCTCCTCATGGATGTGCATATGGCATGTCTTGTTAATGGAAAAGAGAGAActgaagaagaatggaagaaactcGTGGTGGAAGCAGGATTTCAGAGCTACAAAGTATCTCCTTTCACAGGATATTTGTCTCTTATTCAGATCTTTCCTTGA